The Planococcus liqunii genome includes a region encoding these proteins:
- the aroH gene encoding chorismate mutase codes for MIRGVRGAITVGADQPEEILRETSRLVLEMAKENGIEPDDVASVIISTTTDIASAFPAKAVRTLEDWTYVPVMCTHEMDVPGSLPLCIRVMMHVNTNVAQKEIQHIYLNDAIKLRPDLVRNTEAKML; via the coding sequence ATGATCCGAGGAGTTAGAGGGGCTATTACAGTTGGAGCTGATCAGCCGGAAGAAATTTTGCGTGAAACAAGCCGGCTTGTTTTGGAAATGGCAAAGGAAAACGGGATCGAACCGGATGATGTGGCATCGGTTATCATCTCCACGACTACAGACATCGCTTCTGCTTTTCCGGCAAAAGCAGTGCGGACACTTGAGGATTGGACATATGTACCGGTCATGTGCACGCACGAAATGGATGTACCAGGCAGTTTGCCGCTGTGCATCCGTGTGATGATGCATGTCAATACCAATGTAGCCCAAAAGGAAATTCAGCATATCTATTTGAACGATGCTATAAAACTGCGTCCGGATCTGGTTCGGAACACTGAGGCGAAGATGCTATGA
- the aroB gene encoding 3-dehydroquinate synthase: protein MKALRVEADHPYMVHIGQDVFKLFTDAYRELLDAADRVVILADEKVAGLHLDSLLSHLHPYEAIVFLIPSGEQAKSVQTFMDCHSFLLKEGCSRKSLLLAFGGGATGDVAGFVASTFMRGIPYIQIPTTILAHDSAVGGKTAINHELGKNMIGTFYQPAAVLYNIQFLKTLPEQEVRSGMAEVIKHAFISNEAWLGELLKIQSFNELTDEDWMFHLERGIAVKAAIVEEDEFEGGVRKYLNFGHTLAHAVEAHLGYGKITHGEAVALGMAYALTLSAHPHTEEFLSWCQVNGYPLEKILEISFEDVVGFMKKDKKSSKGSLNFVMLETTGQPYMKTIDEAAAETAYGQLREKIGGMLK, encoded by the coding sequence ATGAAAGCACTTCGAGTTGAAGCCGATCACCCGTACATGGTCCATATCGGTCAAGACGTTTTCAAACTGTTTACGGACGCATACCGCGAATTATTGGATGCTGCTGACCGCGTCGTCATTTTAGCGGATGAGAAAGTTGCAGGACTTCATCTGGATTCGCTGCTGTCCCATTTGCACCCTTATGAAGCCATCGTGTTTTTGATTCCTTCCGGTGAACAGGCAAAATCCGTCCAGACGTTTATGGATTGCCATAGCTTTTTGTTGAAGGAAGGCTGTTCCCGGAAATCGCTTCTGCTGGCTTTCGGCGGAGGCGCAACCGGAGACGTGGCTGGATTTGTAGCGTCGACTTTTATGAGAGGCATACCTTATATCCAGATTCCAACGACGATTCTTGCACACGACAGCGCAGTCGGCGGCAAAACGGCCATCAACCATGAACTTGGAAAAAATATGATCGGCACATTTTACCAGCCGGCGGCAGTGCTCTATAATATCCAGTTCCTAAAAACATTGCCCGAGCAGGAAGTGCGCTCCGGCATGGCGGAAGTGATCAAGCATGCGTTCATTTCCAATGAAGCGTGGTTAGGTGAATTGCTGAAAATCCAGTCGTTTAATGAACTAACGGATGAAGATTGGATGTTTCACTTGGAACGGGGGATTGCAGTAAAAGCTGCCATCGTAGAAGAAGATGAATTTGAAGGCGGAGTCAGAAAATATCTGAACTTCGGCCATACTTTGGCCCACGCCGTCGAAGCGCATCTTGGATACGGGAAAATCACCCACGGGGAAGCCGTCGCTCTGGGGATGGCTTATGCTTTAACGCTCTCTGCACATCCACACACGGAAGAATTCCTTTCTTGGTGCCAAGTGAACGGGTATCCGTTGGAGAAAATTTTGGAGATTTCATTTGAAGATGTAGTCGGCTTTATGAAAAAAGACAAAAAATCATCCAAAGGCTCATTGAATTTTGTAATGTTGGAAACAACAGGACAACCTTATATGAAAACGATTGATGAAGCAGCAGCGGAAACGGCATATGGACAATTGCGTGAAAAAATAGGAGGGATGTTGAAATGA